In Deltaproteobacteria bacterium, the following proteins share a genomic window:
- the cysC gene encoding adenylyl-sulfate kinase has product MTGQKGFTIWFTGLSGAGKSTITAALVKELKDRLHLKVEVLDGDVVRTHLTKGLTFSREDRDTNILRIGWVCELLTRNDVIAVAAVISPYRETRSKVREMVGAGKFVEVYVAAPLEVCEARDVKGLYKKARAGEIPQFTGVSDPYEPPENPEVVCNTHQESVQESTAKIIARLREMKLLD; this is encoded by the coding sequence ATGACTGGACAAAAGGGTTTCACGATCTGGTTCACGGGGCTTTCCGGTGCGGGGAAGTCCACGATCACGGCTGCACTGGTCAAAGAGCTGAAAGACCGGCTGCATCTCAAGGTGGAGGTACTCGATGGCGACGTGGTGCGGACACACCTAACCAAGGGCCTGACGTTCTCCCGCGAGGACCGGGACACCAACATCCTCCGCATCGGCTGGGTGTGCGAGCTTCTCACCCGCAATGACGTGATCGCTGTCGCAGCCGTCATTAGCCCCTACCGGGAGACGCGAAGCAAGGTCCGCGAAATGGTGGGCGCGGGAAAGTTCGTCGAGGTATATGTCGCCGCACCGCTCGAAGTGTGTGAAGCCCGCGACGTGAAGGGTTTGTACAAGAAGGCCCGCGCCGGGGAGATTCCCCAGTTCACAGGCGTATCCGATCCCTACGAACCGCCCGAAAACCCCGAGGTCGTCTGCAATACCCACCAGGAGTCGGTCCAGGAGAGCACGGCGAAGATCATCGCCCGATTGCGGGAGATGAAGCTGCTCGACTAG
- a CDS encoding heavy metal-binding domain-containing protein, with product MDATCPRCGAAVPIPDAQRNAAKILLKCGSCENMFVLKSEASPPADPPAASEPPPPVEPAAPPVLPPSAPPAPASAPAARPAPVSAPVPAAASTAPMPAEEPLPPVTGERWQPPPSSDFVIVYRQFGSDRTRHLSAKLLTERAGTRISFEQYKKQFDALPNVQKKLTADLYAALVKLAQESGTKIESGPTPRMLCPYHPNDIRAGHCTECGKPLCAVCLKEAPRCRDCRDREANVQRRTQDEQRAKVRLLTSTALLEGGRPSRVLGFLSSEAMCDEHGFFESLTKAPKPGMASALDQAKDQASSRLQIRAAEMGATAIVDFRLSIFHFQSEALGKCFAVVQASGTAVE from the coding sequence ATGGATGCGACCTGTCCCCGGTGCGGTGCGGCAGTCCCTATACCTGACGCACAGCGGAACGCGGCGAAAATACTGCTCAAGTGCGGATCGTGCGAAAACATGTTCGTGCTGAAGAGCGAGGCTTCGCCCCCGGCCGATCCGCCCGCGGCATCTGAACCCCCTCCGCCGGTGGAGCCTGCCGCGCCCCCGGTTCTGCCTCCGTCAGCACCCCCGGCGCCTGCATCGGCCCCCGCTGCCCGGCCCGCGCCGGTATCTGCGCCAGTCCCTGCCGCCGCCTCGACCGCCCCCATGCCTGCCGAGGAACCGCTCCCGCCGGTGACGGGCGAGCGGTGGCAGCCGCCCCCTTCCAGCGACTTCGTGATCGTCTACCGGCAGTTCGGAAGCGACCGGACCCGGCATCTGTCGGCGAAACTTCTTACCGAACGGGCCGGAACGCGCATCAGTTTCGAGCAGTACAAAAAGCAGTTCGATGCGCTCCCGAACGTCCAGAAGAAGCTCACCGCCGATCTCTACGCGGCACTGGTGAAGCTTGCCCAGGAGAGCGGGACGAAAATCGAGTCAGGCCCCACGCCAAGGATGCTCTGCCCCTATCATCCGAATGACATCCGGGCGGGGCATTGCACCGAGTGCGGGAAACCGCTCTGTGCGGTTTGCCTTAAGGAAGCTCCGAGATGCCGCGACTGCCGGGATCGGGAGGCGAACGTCCAGCGACGCACCCAGGACGAGCAGCGGGCAAAGGTGCGGCTGCTGACCAGTACGGCCCTCCTGGAAGGCGGCCGGCCATCACGGGTTCTGGGTTTCCTGTCATCCGAGGCCATGTGCGACGAGCACGGCTTCTTCGAATCGCTCACGAAAGCCCCGAAGCCCGGAATGGCAAGCGCCCTCGATCAGGCGAAGGACCAGGCCTCCTCACGCCTCCAGATCCGGGCGGCGGAGATGGGAGCGACGGCCATTGTCGATTTTCGTTTGTCCATTTTCCACTTCCAGAGCGAGGCCTTGGGCAAGTGTTTTGCTGTTGTTCAGGCGTCAGGGACTGCTGTGGAGTAG
- a CDS encoding phosphocholine cytidylyltransferase family protein, whose product MRAIILAAGQGTRLLPHTERTPKCLLDLNGTTVLEHQIRNCRRAGISDTVVVTGFQWQLVEAYVSRWRQNGLARMRIETAYNPFFSTTNNLISLWSAQKYMDEDFITINGDNVFDWRILQRLKETNKYPIHVTTAHKDAYDEDDMKVLLDGDRIQAINKGIPLDQADGESIGIMKFTGEGRERLKATLEDMVRGQSAATDWYTRAIEWIARRGYPVGICPIGDLKWAEIDFPQDLARVRENSSLYLGDS is encoded by the coding sequence TTGAGAGCGATCATTCTGGCAGCGGGACAGGGAACCCGGCTCCTTCCACACACGGAACGGACGCCCAAGTGTCTGCTCGACCTGAACGGTACTACCGTTCTGGAACACCAGATCCGTAACTGCCGGCGGGCCGGTATTTCCGACACGGTCGTCGTGACCGGTTTCCAGTGGCAGCTCGTCGAGGCATACGTCTCCCGCTGGCGGCAGAACGGGCTGGCCCGCATGCGGATCGAAACTGCCTACAACCCGTTCTTCAGCACCACCAACAACTTGATCTCGCTCTGGTCCGCCCAGAAATACATGGACGAGGATTTTATCACCATCAATGGCGATAACGTGTTCGACTGGCGCATCCTTCAGCGGCTCAAGGAAACGAACAAATATCCTATCCACGTCACAACCGCCCACAAGGACGCCTATGACGAGGACGACATGAAAGTCCTGCTGGACGGGGACCGGATCCAGGCGATCAACAAGGGGATTCCACTGGATCAGGCTGACGGCGAATCGATCGGGATCATGAAGTTTACCGGTGAGGGACGCGAACGGCTCAAGGCGACACTGGAGGACATGGTGCGCGGCCAGTCGGCCGCGACGGACTGGTACACCCGGGCCATCGAGTGGATCGCCCGGCGTGGGTATCCGGTGGGCATATGTCCGATCGGTGATCTCAAGTGGGCGGAGATCGACTTCCCGCAGGACCTGGCCCGCGTCCGTGAAAACAGCTCGTTGTATCTGGGCGATTCCTGA
- a CDS encoding CDP-alcohol phosphatidyltransferase family protein: MAFRLIIRLPETEPSPAFVRVGGVPVLLRLLIGGYRQGAEQIEVTGPGVEEARRLFAQDRRLGGADISWGPAAGPRKELPVVETEANVVVGGGVWELLDKATGPAEVPGAPLMRRLGEGKPEPLWTGEPPSKNHFAIPASDSAGAWAAKRAIFRNVFKPTSGPVSIHFNSKLSIPVSWLLSETPVTPNQITVFTTLIGFVSAWAFSLGTFAGFLTGGVLFQLCAALDRCDGEIARSKYMDSPSGAWVDTVGDNVTYVAYLTGLTLGYARFAGERGNAWAPYVHAMGFGTLGLTVFLLGGMYLYLYRNKKSGTLVAVYKDFESRVDGKKAGFVYRFLDSIKILGKRDSWSLAIGVAALLGGLFQAAFFYHLIFFATVGTIVLMNIYFTVARRNVSG, from the coding sequence TTGGCATTCCGCCTGATCATCCGGCTTCCTGAAACAGAACCCAGCCCCGCATTTGTTCGCGTGGGGGGAGTTCCCGTCCTGCTGCGCCTCCTGATCGGAGGATATCGCCAGGGCGCGGAGCAGATCGAGGTGACGGGGCCGGGTGTTGAGGAGGCCCGGCGTCTCTTTGCCCAGGACCGGCGGCTGGGTGGGGCGGATATCTCATGGGGCCCCGCGGCCGGGCCGCGGAAAGAACTGCCGGTCGTGGAGACCGAAGCGAATGTCGTGGTGGGTGGCGGTGTCTGGGAGCTTCTGGACAAGGCGACTGGCCCGGCGGAGGTTCCCGGCGCGCCTCTCATGCGGCGGCTGGGGGAAGGCAAGCCGGAGCCCCTGTGGACCGGCGAACCACCGTCGAAAAACCACTTCGCCATTCCGGCAAGCGACTCCGCCGGTGCGTGGGCGGCCAAGCGGGCAATCTTCCGCAATGTGTTCAAGCCGACATCCGGGCCGGTATCCATCCATTTCAACTCGAAACTCTCGATTCCAGTGAGCTGGCTGCTCAGTGAAACCCCGGTGACGCCGAACCAGATCACGGTGTTCACGACACTCATCGGCTTTGTGAGTGCCTGGGCGTTTTCGCTGGGTACCTTTGCCGGGTTTCTCACCGGCGGCGTGCTGTTCCAGCTCTGTGCGGCGCTCGACCGGTGCGATGGCGAGATCGCCCGCAGCAAGTACATGGATTCGCCCTCGGGCGCATGGGTGGATACGGTCGGTGATAATGTGACCTACGTGGCTTATCTGACAGGCCTTACTCTCGGATATGCGCGGTTTGCGGGGGAACGTGGCAACGCATGGGCCCCGTACGTGCACGCGATGGGTTTCGGCACGCTGGGGCTGACGGTGTTTCTCCTCGGCGGGATGTATCTCTATCTCTACCGGAACAAGAAGTCGGGCACACTGGTGGCGGTCTACAAGGATTTTGAATCGCGGGTGGACGGAAAGAAGGCGGGCTTCGTCTACCGGTTCCTGGACAGCATCAAGATACTGGGCAAACGCGATTCCTGGTCGCTCGCCATCGGTGTGGCGGCACTTCTGGGCGGGCTTTTCCAGGCGGCGTTTTTCTACCATCTCATATTTTTCGCCACGGTCGGGACCATTGTGCTGATGAACATCTACTTCACGGTGGCCCGCCGGAACGTGTCGGGGTGA
- a CDS encoding tetratricopeptide repeat protein, producing MTDRSPLPWLATTVALALLIACGGKTDPMQRPSTVTSKAERLIKAGNYYEAIRVWQTAPPGADTEERVRETEKILAEEVSRRIKRAGSLQRRGRIGEALQQTSEAYKLDPRKTELVPRMDSLRKDLEKRRAELLPQAEAKLAAKDIEGAHELLLRLNYLDPFDSQTKKRLDETEKQWNREVAASFERGMDFYAKRDFAEAAKEFEKVLQRWPGNTLARNYHQQSRTDAGPVQSDREKAERTERQRVAQATQALVARAEACTKSGDFRCALERLNEALDEDPDSVKAGRLRHEIVEKLTPQLEEIYRRGLDHYRREDHEQAISEWRLVILVDPTHERARKYIERAELILRRLERVPGAKAPEGG from the coding sequence ATGACCGACCGTTCCCCCCTTCCGTGGCTGGCGACGACCGTCGCCCTCGCCCTGCTCATCGCCTGTGGCGGCAAGACCGACCCGATGCAACGGCCCTCAACCGTGACTTCCAAGGCTGAACGGCTCATCAAGGCCGGGAACTACTACGAGGCGATCCGCGTCTGGCAAACCGCTCCGCCGGGGGCTGATACCGAGGAACGCGTGCGGGAAACCGAGAAGATCCTTGCCGAGGAGGTATCCCGGCGGATCAAGCGTGCTGGTTCGCTCCAGCGGCGCGGACGGATCGGGGAGGCGCTCCAGCAGACCTCGGAGGCCTATAAGCTGGATCCCCGGAAGACCGAGCTGGTCCCCCGGATGGATTCGCTCAGGAAGGATCTGGAAAAGCGCCGCGCCGAACTGCTCCCGCAGGCGGAGGCAAAACTGGCGGCAAAGGATATTGAGGGCGCGCACGAACTCCTGCTTCGCCTCAACTACCTCGACCCATTCGACAGCCAGACCAAAAAGCGGCTGGATGAAACCGAAAAACAGTGGAACCGGGAGGTGGCAGCCAGCTTCGAACGCGGCATGGACTTTTATGCAAAGCGTGACTTCGCCGAGGCGGCGAAAGAGTTTGAGAAAGTCCTCCAGCGTTGGCCGGGCAATACCCTGGCGCGGAACTACCACCAGCAGAGCCGCACTGATGCCGGGCCAGTACAGTCTGACCGTGAGAAGGCCGAGCGCACCGAACGGCAGCGGGTGGCCCAAGCCACCCAGGCCCTTGTCGCCCGGGCCGAGGCCTGCACAAAAAGCGGCGACTTCCGGTGCGCGCTGGAGCGGCTCAACGAGGCACTCGACGAAGACCCCGACAGCGTGAAGGCCGGGCGGCTCCGTCACGAGATTGTGGAAAAGCTCACTCCCCAGCTCGAGGAGATATACCGCCGGGGACTCGACCACTACCGGCGCGAGGACCACGAACAGGCCATCAGCGAATGGCGGCTCGTGATCCTCGTGGACCCCACCCACGAACGGGCCCGCAAATACATCGAACGGGCGGAACTGATCCTGAGGCGTCTCGAAAGGGTGCCGGGCGCGAAAGCACCAGAAGGGGGGTGA
- the thiE gene encoding thiamine phosphate synthase codes for MGRPQRIPAGVYGITGPEHCSDTVSTVRAWLAAGIRTVQLRWKAATPKDYFGLARTLQGLCARKGGLFVVNDRVDVAKVLGTAVHIGPDDLPLEAVRQILGPRAIIGVSTNTPAEARRMERLGASYVGFGPLYPTASKGNLRARRSLSELARTVRGVSIPVIGIGGISESSIADVLAAGARAAAVIGALNGKNPELKARKLIEAIRAHPLP; via the coding sequence ATGGGACGCCCACAACGGATTCCGGCGGGAGTTTATGGAATTACCGGGCCGGAGCACTGTTCTGATACGGTCAGCACCGTCCGGGCCTGGCTCGCCGCCGGGATCCGCACCGTGCAGCTCCGGTGGAAGGCCGCCACACCGAAGGACTACTTCGGTCTCGCCCGGACGCTTCAGGGGCTCTGCGCCCGAAAGGGTGGGCTCTTTGTCGTGAACGACCGGGTAGACGTGGCCAAGGTTCTCGGCACAGCGGTCCACATCGGTCCCGACGACCTGCCACTGGAGGCGGTCCGCCAGATCCTCGGCCCCCGCGCCATTATCGGTGTATCCACCAACACCCCGGCCGAAGCCCGGCGCATGGAAAGGCTGGGGGCGAGCTACGTTGGCTTCGGGCCGCTCTACCCCACCGCGAGCAAGGGGAACCTCCGCGCCCGGCGAAGCCTCTCCGAACTTGCCCGGACAGTCCGGGGAGTCAGCATCCCCGTCATCGGCATCGGCGGAATCAGTGAATCAAGCATCGCGGACGTCCTTGCCGCCGGAGCCCGTGCGGCGGCCGTGATCGGCGCACTGAACGGGAAAAATCCGGAATTGAAGGCACGAAAGCTCATCGAGGCCATTAGGGCCCACCCTCTCCCCTGA